A single Microtus ochrogaster isolate Prairie Vole_2 linkage group LG3, MicOch1.0, whole genome shotgun sequence DNA region contains:
- the Ttc32 gene encoding tetratricopeptide repeat protein 32 yields the protein MAEPPDRESRETPAALALAQDRFARGEFAEAQALYSAFIGQCSSRGSKCSPEDLATAYNNRGQTKYFSVDFYEAMDDYTSAIEILPNFEVPYYNRGLIRYRLGYFDEALEDFKKALDLNPEFQDAVLSFKQTILDKEEKQRRNSEKSTETFNLLKF from the exons ATGGCCGAGCCGCCGGACCGAGAGAGCCGGGAGACGCCGGCCGCCCTGGCGCTGGCCCAGGATCGCTTCGCCAGGGGCGAATTTGCCGAGGCGCAGGCGCTGTACTCGGCGTTCATTGGCCAGTGCTCGAGTCGCGGGAG CAAATGCAGCCCCGAGGATTTGGCCACCGCATATAACAACAGGGGGCAAACCAAGTACTTCAGCGTTGATTTTTATGAAGCCATGGACGACTACACATCTGCTATAGAAATCCTGCCCAACTTTGAAGTTCCGTATTACAACAGGGGCTTGATACGCTACAGGCTGG GGTACTTTGATGAAGCTCTGGAAGATTTCAAGAAGGCACTGGACCTCAATCCTGAGTTTCAAGATGCTGTTTTGAGCTTCAAACAGACTATtttagacaaagaagaaaaacaaagaagaaattctgagaaaagtactgaaacttttaatttattgaaattttaa